A window from Citrobacter amalonaticus encodes these proteins:
- the rmf gene encoding ribosome modulation factor — MKRQKRDRLERAHQRGYQAGIAGRSKEMCPYQTLNQRSYWLGGWREAMADRVVMA; from the coding sequence ATGAAGAGACAAAAACGAGATCGCCTGGAACGGGCACATCAACGTGGTTATCAGGCCGGTATTGCCGGACGCTCAAAAGAAATGTGTCCCTATCAGACGCTGAATCAGAGGTCGTACTGGCTAGGAGGCTGGCGAGAAGCCATGGCTGACAGGGTGGTAATGGCCTGA
- the pqiC gene encoding membrane integrity-associated transporter subunit PqiC: MKKWLVVAMAFWLTSCSTSGDNKSYYQLPVAQGGVQSTASQGNRLLWVEQVAVPDYLAGNGVVYQTSDVQYVIANNNLWASPLDQQLRNTLVANLSTQLPGWVVASQPLGSVQDTLNVTVTGFHGRYDGKVVVSGEWLLNHQGRLIKRPFHIEAIQTQDGYDEMVKVLANVWSQEAAAIAQELKRIP; this comes from the coding sequence ATGAAAAAGTGGCTAGTGGTGGCGATGGCGTTCTGGCTGACATCATGCAGTACCAGTGGAGATAACAAAAGCTATTACCAGCTTCCTGTTGCGCAAGGTGGCGTGCAGAGTACCGCAAGCCAGGGGAACCGTCTGCTGTGGGTCGAGCAAGTTGCAGTGCCGGATTATCTGGCCGGCAATGGCGTGGTCTATCAGACCAGCGATGTACAGTACGTGATCGCCAATAATAATCTGTGGGCCAGTCCGCTGGATCAACAGTTGCGCAATACGCTGGTTGCCAATCTGAGTACACAATTGCCGGGTTGGGTGGTGGCGTCTCAACCGTTAGGCAGCGTGCAGGACACGCTCAACGTGACGGTCACCGGCTTCCACGGTCGTTATGATGGCAAAGTGGTGGTCAGCGGTGAGTGGCTGCTAAACCATCAGGGACGTCTCATTAAGCGCCCGTTCCACATTGAAGCCATACAGACACAGGACGGTTACGATGAAATGGTGAAAGTGCTGGCGAACGTCTGGAGTCAGGAAGCGGCGGCGATCGCTCAGGAGCTGAAGCGCATCCCATAG